A genomic window from Ziziphus jujuba mitochondrion, complete genome includes:
- the rps19 gene encoding ribosomal protein S19 translates to MPRRSIWKGSFVDAFLLRMKKKRALLLNRKIGSRRSSILPEFVDCSVRIYNGKTPVRCKITEEKVGQQFGEFASTWKRRLSRTNIGPGRKREVKPNCIWHEKEIRFR, encoded by the coding sequence ATGCCACGACGATCTATATGGAAGGGCAGTTTTGTTGATGCATTCCTGTTGAGAATGAAGAAGAAGAGAGCTCTTCTTTTGAACAGGAAAATTGGGTCACGTAGATCTTCTATTTTGCCGGAATTCGTTGATTGCTCCGTACGAATTTACAATGGAAAAACCCCTGTTCGTTGTAAGATCACTGAGGAAAAGGTTGGTCAACAATTTGGAGAGTTTGCTTCTACATGGAAACGCAGACTTTCGAGAACAAATATTGGACCGGGAAGAAAAAGGGAAGTCAAGCCTAATTGCATATGGCACGAAAAGGAAATCCGATTTCGGTAA